Sequence from the Paeniglutamicibacter cryotolerans genome:
GTCAGATCCATTGTATATAACTGAAACCAGCGATATCATCGTTATATGACGATGATAGAGAGTCGGAATCCGGCAGCACCCGGAGCAACGGCGGCAGCGCTCTTCCACGGACTCGCCGATCCGACCAGGTTGCTGATCCTCGAACACCTGCGCACCGGTGAGCATAAGGTCAAGGAGCTGACCGATCACCTGGGCCTGGCCCAGAGCACAGTCAGCGCGCACCTTTCCTGCCTGCGTGAATGCGGTTTGGTTTCCTCGCGCCCGGCCGGTCGGGCCTCGTTGTATTTCCTGGCCGATGCCGAGGGGCTCTCGGCGGTGCTCTTGGCCGCCGCTGTGTTGACTGGTACCGATGGAACGGATGCAGGTTCCCATGGTTGGAGCGAACGACACGGT
This genomic interval carries:
- a CDS encoding ArsR/SmtB family transcription factor is translated as MTMIESRNPAAPGATAAALFHGLADPTRLLILEHLRTGEHKVKELTDHLGLAQSTVSAHLSCLRECGLVSSRPAGRASLYFLADAEGLSAVLLAAAVLTGTDGTDAGSHGWSERHGSDGER